Proteins encoded by one window of Aspergillus puulaauensis MK2 DNA, chromosome 4, nearly complete sequence:
- a CDS encoding uncharacterized protein (COG:G;~EggNog:ENOG410PP4B;~InterPro:IPR000182,IPR039135,IPR016181;~PFAM:PF13302;~go_function: GO:0008080 - N-acetyltransferase activity [Evidence IEA];~go_function: GO:0016747 - transferase activity, transferring acyl groups other than amino-acyl groups [Evidence IEA]) — protein MLLNTTTAISTPKVLLVPYSKWHVPRYHEWMKDEEIQQATASEPLSLDEEYAMQQSWRNDADKLTFIICRPVVGNNNTNTTSSNTATNTSGGQELELTDADDSPARMIGDINLFLRVDDGDTGVCTPEVIGEIELMIAEKKDQGRGFGRDALLAFLRYVLEREAEVVGEFVSGDEGARARQVKEMKFAALSVKIGQANERSLKLFASLGFEKVGEEPNYFGEWELRRTELGSGEVDGYREVEYRRTA, from the exons ATGCTCCTAAACACCACAACTG CCATCTCCACTCCAAAAGTCCTGCTGGTGCCGTACTCAAAATGGCACGTCCCGCGGTATCACGAGTGGATGAAAGACGAG GAAATACAACAAGCAACAGCCTCGGAGCCACTAAGCCTGGACGAGGAATACGCCATGCAGCAGTCGTGGCGGAATGACGCCGATAAACTCACTTTTATTATCTGTCGCCCTGTTGTGgggaacaacaacaccaacactactagtagtaataCTGCTACTAATACTAGTGGTGGTCAGGAGCTAGAGTTAACAGACGCAGACGATAGCCCCGCGCGCATGATCGGGGACATaaacctcttcctccgagtCGACGACGGGGACACGGGTGTTTGCACGCCCGAAGTCATCGGCGAGATTGAGCTCATGAtcgctgagaagaaggaccaAGGGAGGGGGTTTGGGCGGGATGCGCTGCTTGCGTTTTTGAGATACGTGCTTGAGCGagaggcggaggtggtggggGAGTTTGTGAGCGGGGATGAGGGGGCTCGGGCTCGTCaggtgaaggagatgaagttTGCGGCGTTGAGTGTCAAGATTGGGCAGGCGAATGAGCGCAGTTTGAAGCTTTTTGCGAGTCTGGGGTTTGAGAAGGTTGGCGAGGAGCCGAATTATTTTggggagtgggagttgaGGAGGACGGAATTGGGCAGTGGGGAGGTGGATGGGTATAGGGAGGTTGAGTATAGGAGGACTGCATAG